The genomic window TTTGTGGTTAGATTATAAGTAATTCTTCAACATTTTCTGACACCCCTCTCATCCTGCTTCCCCACAACCTAAACACACTTGTGTGTCTGACCTTCAGGacttctcctccttcctcctgccAACTCTGCGTGCCCCAGTAAACAAGAGGAGCATCAGCAAGGACAGTGATGAGTACCGCCAGCGACGTGAGAGGAACAACATCGCTGTGAGAAAGAGCCGAGACAAGGCCCGCAGGAGGATCCTGCTGACCCAGCAGAGGGCCatgcagctgcaggaggaaaaCCAGAAGCTGCAGATGAGGATAGGGCAGCTGACACAGGAGTTAGACACTCTCAAACACATCCTGTCACAGCGGCACCTGCAGGGAGCTGAGGAGGGAGCACCTGGGGAGTCCAGTATCTAGAACCACGTTTGTGTCTCATTTTGGGCATCAGATTCATTATCAGCGTCTAGGCAGGCCTTAAATACGCAAAGTCAAATGCCTCCTTGTTTATTCAAAAATTGGCTAAAAAGGTTACCATTtgtgaaaaaagtcacatttaGAACATTTGCAAATGAAGTGTTAGGGGTTTTTTATAGTTTCACACTGTAAAATTGTGAAGGGGGAAAGTATAAAACACTGGCAGGGCTGTAGCTACCTTTGAGGACACTGAGGTCATATCCTCTCGGTCTCTCCTAAAAAGCAGCTTCTCACCTCTGGCAGACATCTTGGGACTTTAGCCGGCTGAAATAACAAATGTCTCTACCACTTTTTATCAGCTGTAACTAGTTGGTGCAAGCTAATGTTACTGCTAACCCCTGTCTACAGCACATTTTTGACCTAACCTTTGACCCCACTGAAGAATGTAGTTAACCCCATGTCTTTGAAGATAGTGCAAAGTTTCTACTGTTGGTAGTGAGCTAGTCAGCTAGCCATGCTAATGTTTGCAGCTGTATCACTACAGCCCCATATGCGCATCTTCAGCATGTAGTGACATCCAAAGCTTGACAGGTTGCTATAACAGTTGTGAAGCTGTATTGAACAATCACTGTTGGGGGGCTGAGGATAGTTAATTTCAAATTTGAGACTTAATTTTTGGTAGGCCTATGTGGTCAGACTTTTCTGGGTGAGGGGGGACTTACTTATGGCTTCAATATTTCTAAAGTTGTGGCTACGGCTCTGCTCACTGGACCtttgaataaatgtacttaACACCTGAAAAAGAGATCTTGAAAACTCAATATAAAGTCAGAAGACGTGTAGTGGGTTTGAATGTAGATGTTCTGAAGTCATTGTATAGTCTAAACTGTGAGTGAATAGACTGAAGCGCACACAGAAACCTTAAGCAAGCCTGTGCATAATAAGATTTGCACTCAGCTTTGTGAGACGGGAAAAGGATTTTAAGGAGAACTTGTTGTACCGTAGATTTAAAGATCCTAAACACTGCACAAATGGATGCAGAAACAAAAAGTCCCAAAGGTTTAAATCTGTATATGCTTAAATTTAACCAATTCTAAATGaactttcctgaaaatttctgAAGACAGCATCTTCACATGCATGTGTAATTCTCCTAAACCCTTCAAAAATAAGACCACTGTGCATTAGacagatttgatttgattttacaaACATTGCTTAATCATCTACCTGACACTTCTTGTCATTGTCAGAGATGATTGTAAGTGTTGTTGCCCAACAACGTTACACAAGCTCGTGTGGTTTTTGCAGGGGATTCAATGAAATCtaagtgtctctctctgtgtattACTCTTTTGTCACTAAGTGAGTGTGGGATTACTTGAAATAATGTTGATGCAGTTTTAAATTATACGCATTCttgttatgtttgttttatgATAACAATGCACTGTTAAAGCAATCCTTTGTCAAATAATTTcttgaaataaacaaataattgcTTGAGCTTGaatgaaacatgttttatatcctCCAATCACTGATGTTTTAAAATTCTGAGAAATTATCCTAATTTGatatcaaaatatataaaagataTGCCTTTGGACATTAGAGCAGCATGAGTGTGTCCTCAAATAGCCTTTACAAGGCTTGATTAGAGTGCACTGCACCTCTAAATAACACATCTTTCTCACAGAAAATGGTGTGATACAACCCCCAGTTGTACTCTCATTAATTCTCCATAACATCCTTCATCAGGGAACATGGCGTGCACCTGCCACATCATTTACCATAAGTTGTCTACCCACAGAAACGGACGTCATGCCGTGGACCGTTGTACACCAGCGGTTTCCCTTTGTGGGATGGGCAAGATTTCGACACAGCGGAGGACGGAGATGAGGAGCGCAGAGATAGTATCAGTGTTTCGGGCTGCCAGGGCCTTCCTGTGGCTGTGATGGTAGTGAAGGGATATAGAGatagggagacagagaggagggggtCTGGGGCAACAAgccagacattttttttctttaaacctTTGTCCAGAACAATAGTTATAACATTTggtaaaaatattttcaacactATTAGATAAGCAAAAGCAGTATTGAATTCCTTTGCATTTGGTCTTGGtgcaatattaaaaataaagaaagcacATGTGCAGTTTCCATGTCCATTTTCTTTGttgactaaaatgtcaaaaaatgtaacAAGTAAATTAGTTTATAAAGTCTTTCAAGGATTTAATTCTGGCTTTATGTTATTGCTGGTATGGCAACAAAGACCAAGCGAggcaatgtacagtacaggccaaaagtttggacacaccttctcattcaatgcgttttctttattttcatgactatttacattgtagattctcactgaaggcatcaaaactatgaatgaacacatgtggagttatgtacttaacaaaaaaaggtgaaataactgaaaacatgttttatattctagtttcttcaaaatagccaccctttgctctgattactgctttgcacactcttggcattctctccatgagcttcaagaggtagtcacctgaaatggtttccacttcacaggtgtgccttatcagggttcattagtggaatttcttgctttatcaatggggttgggaccatcagttgtgttgtgcagaagtcaggttaatacacagccgacagccctattggacaactgttaaaattcatattatggcaagaaccaatcagctaactaaagaaaaaccagtggccatcattactttaagaaatgaaggtcagtcagtccggaaaattgcaaaaactttaaatgtgtccccaagtggagtcgcaaaaaccatcaagcgctacaacgaaactggcacacatgaggaccgacccaggaaaggaagaccaagagtcacctctgcttctgaggataagttcatccgagtcaccagtctcagaaatggcaagttaacagcagctcagatcagagaccagatgaatgccacacagagttctagcagcagacccatctctagaacaactgttaagaggagactgcgccaatcaggccttcatggtcaaatagctgctaggaaaccactgctaaggagaggcaacaagcagaagagatttgtttgggccaagaaacacaaggaatggacattagaccagtggaaatctgtgctttggtctgatgagtccaaatttgagatctttggttccaactgccgtgtctttgtgagacgcagaaaaggtgaacggatggattccacatgcctggttcccactgtgaagcatggaggaggaggtgtgatggtgtgggggtgttttgctggtgacactgttggggatttattcaaaattgaaggcacactgaaccagcatggctaccacagcatcctgcagcgacatgccatcccatccggtttgcgtttagttggacgatcatttatttttcaacaggacaatgaccccaaacacacctccaggctgtgtaagggctatttgaccaagaaggagagtgatggagtgctgcggcagatgacctggcctccacagtcaccggacctgaacccaatccagatggtttggggtgagctggaccgcagagtgaaggcaaaggggccaacaagtgctaaacacctctgggaactccttcaagactgttggaaaaccatttcaggtgactacctcttgaagctcatggagagaatgccaagagtgtgcaaagcagtaatcagagcaaagggtggctattttgaagaaactagaatataaaacatgttttcagttatttcacctttttttgttaagtacataactccacatgtgttcattcatagttttgatgccttcagtgagaatctacaatgtaaatagtcatgaaaataaagaaaacgcattgaatgagaaggtgtgtccaaacttttggcctgtactgtacgtagATACAGATGTTCacctttttgtcatttgttatcattatacacacaaaccaaaactcaacacttcctggtTTTACTAGAAACATACAAGCGattaaaaattatattaaattccTTTAGGGCTGTCTGTGTTGTTAAATTATGTAAGTATTCAATTTTCCAACTCACTAACCTGAACTGATAATAATTACAACACTACTttgatccacacacacactgttaaatgtgcagtttgattaATCCAACAGGACCTAAAACTAATCACATCCAGTCACTGAGGGTTTCATTAGCTTTCATTAGGCAGTGTAGCTCTGCACATATAATCAGTGTCTGTAATGTTAGATGCTACAAGCACAGGGGGAATGAGGATGctcaaaaacatcagaaaacacaatACTCGACATGTACAGAAGGATGAGAAAGTTGGGCTCATTTTTGTGTTAGAGGACCACAAATCTGCTGTAGCATGTTTGAGTCATACCAGTGTTATGATGGGAAGACAGACTATACTAACATGTTTGACAGAAGGCCATTTCAAGACATTGACACATATTAGCTGAGAATATCTGCAGTTTATTTATggtattgtttgtttgtgtattgtATGAATGAGAGTATGGGACTGGGCAGTAACtcagttttgattttgtcaCCTTACACTCTTCTTGTCCGGAGCCACAAAATGTGTATTAAAGGtcacaccacctaaattaagaactccagtatgttatttccatggcctataTATTTCAATCAATATTAGTGAACATGaactactctctctcaaagccagaaaccagagaagtcagTCTCAAACTTGAGATGTCATGAGGAAtagagtctggagctgctctaaAGTAAATTACCCAGCCAACATCTGTATGTGGGGCCCCTGTAGGTAGTAAATGGGCTACACACATGGGCCCTACACGGGATTGTCCAATggttccataatggccccatgccAGTTGCCCACATAGTGGGTATTGGCCCAAAATGAGCATCTTATTTGGAGCTCACTTGGGTAAACCCGCCCATGTGGGCAACTGGCATGGGGCCAATGTGGAACCTGTGGACAAACCCATATAGGGTCCATTTTTATGTCTATTTACAACCCCCATGGGccacacatacaaatgttggctgggaaaTAGGAGCTTGATTAAGTGGACCAACAGactgtgtgttttcttctttatacccaaatgagctttattctattgtagtgttcttagtactcagaacattcccctgggtgctctcagagcctgtttatacctggtatcATCGTGCATCTTGGGTGACCCGATCACAAATGGACAACACTAAATGCAAGTATAAACGACCACCAAGGTGCAGTGTGATCcgatcactcaaaccacttgccgAGGTGGTCTGAGATGCATTTAACCACACATCTTCTGTAGTCTAAACACTAATGTGGCCTGATGTGCCCCTGACACGGACTGTGTCATCAGTGCAGGATGTGGTGGTTTTTTGGTGACTTTGTATTAACACTCTATAGCCTGCCCAATTTTacaggcagctgtggctcagaggtaaagCAGGTCGTCCATTAATTGCAAGATCATAGTTTCAATCCCTGGCTCCTTCAGTCTACATGTTGAAggatccttgggcaagatactgaaccccagattGCACCAGATGGCTGTACCATTggtgtatggtagcctcggtgaacagtgtgtgactgtgtggatgaatgtgacatgtagtgctttgagtggttggaagtctagaaaagcgctatataacTTTACAACATGTTGGACAAAGTGTTGCATGACCATCCCCCATTCTGGCCCATGGAAGGTGGCATGTTGAATTCTGCTAGTTAGCAATATCTCCAACGTCACCGACACAATCGCTAACTAGCAAGCACTAGCCTGCAGCTAACAATAGAGTAGATGTACTAACTACGTGTGGCGACCATGACTTTCTAGTGTAAGTGACGCAGGCAGGAATGAAATATAGCAaaagtggtcagctggagacgcGTGATAGACACAGGTGTGGACAGTAATGTGTCTCAGATGTCCGCTTGTCACCAAACTGCATTTTAATATAAGATAT from Epinephelus lanceolatus isolate andai-2023 chromosome 20, ASM4190304v1, whole genome shotgun sequence includes these protein-coding regions:
- the cebp1 gene encoding CCAAT/enhancer binding protein (C/EBP) 1 is translated as MMSDSRVSSVIQEWATSYPGQAHTQTLNPTTSTNQMSQMDMILYSQSQGMMRGGSDDRVAEQMMGLPYLPYTSSCLSNTSSAGSTNHHQSHANTQQDFSSFLLPTLRAPVNKRSISKDSDEYRQRRERNNIAVRKSRDKARRRILLTQQRAMQLQEENQKLQMRIGQLTQELDTLKHILSQRHLQGAEEGAPGESSI